One Littorina saxatilis isolate snail1 linkage group LG10, US_GU_Lsax_2.0, whole genome shotgun sequence DNA window includes the following coding sequences:
- the LOC138979012 gene encoding uncharacterized protein isoform X2, protein MQLLEERNLKMSSSYQGYGQVNSQDYSQSFDASGSYSSTQPQPQYGSVEQYSSATDGSYDYTQYTAFSTGTGTESCGYNPTTGQYDQSYSSNATPYQGAYDQYSSSGTYDTSQAYGGGTYNAVTDSSNSYSGSYPTEYGYTAETQYGTGDTSQQYAPTQYVSGSSTQYGTSDQYPSSSQYSTSGNAQSVGTGEQYRAYGSGGQQSSGDMYPASEQYSQYTSSSTQPQSNLSFSDYNQDSTPSYNYTGSENTWQGDNTQNMDSGGGSWARPKSSSHNQASYNQGSQSSCGQGGSYNYKPASFKDPGSDYQGGSGYDRSQGRGSYNNSSEGKGPADSSRGSFNNTRGKASYDSNNGGRGSYSNQGKGSYNNTRGRGSFDNSSSRGRGSYDNSYRGRGSFDNGNRSRGSFDNSSRGRGSFDKNSRGRGLFENRRGRGSFDNNNRGRGSFDKSTEGRGLHNSSASSVRERGGYVQNSRSDNYDKFEKPNQGGPSARGGYSAVGSKNWSRPQETAGSSAEAKSGKGVSSSSSASTGNVQDKSAGSSTNPKVSKSLGGSSQAGAKTATPAKPPTTVSSASSAKGGSKTPVFGSGDREPFSRGTRGKTFTTPVNKACAKALSGTGQSSTARAVTADSTNKQDSKPKSAIQKQAEIALKCAAAFKGVSAPVPEAEIKSTTNATSTAKPTSTTKSVAKEADQKAPDGKKMMEDERAREEEIQRKIKESVVVIPNDGNPTAEEVDKILRAPPAFEVPEHLKEKLEQMTSHTYCKVCSLVLNAPLQAAQHYQGKNHAKRVRLYIASDGNVSASKVTNIMEQGLAAVNKESNKPKTQEGEEKKGETGSSAAVDESKKWECCTLCGVGFTSLKQAEQHYSGKNHAKKVRLSEANACLEKAAEANLVKKGGSNVFECSLCNVMVTSEDQLNTHLKGMKHQNKMKQASGKNRPRGRGRGGFRGGRGGRGGFGQGAGSREEGADFGTRGMVPRGRGRGRGGFQRGRQEGFRGGRFRQGCVDFPMEEAFPSPPRFDEGFGSSPRPGFKRREPFDDFGPPRGKRPRRGF, encoded by the exons GTTATGGACAGGTCAACAGCCAAGACTACAGTCAGAGCTTTGATGCATCTGGTAGTTACAGCtcaacacaaccacaaccacagtATGGCAGTGTAGAGCAATACTCCTCTGCCACGGACGGTTCTTATGACTACACTCAGTACACAGCCTTTTCCACAGGTACAGGAACTGAGAGTTGTGGTTACAATCCCACCACTGGACAGTATGACCAGAGCTATAGCTCTAATGCTACCCCATATCAGGGGGCTTATGACCAATACTCCAGCTCTGGGACTTATGATACTTCACAAGCTTATGGTGGAGGCACATACAATGCAGTAACTGATTCCTCAAACAGTTACTCTGGTTCTTATCCAACAGAATATGGGTACACTGCAGAGACTCAGTATGGTACAGGGGACACCAGTCAGCAGTATGCGCCAACACAGTATGTGTCAGGCAGCAGTACTCAATATGGAACGTCAGACCAGTACCCATCTTCAAGTCAGTACAGTACCAGTGGCAACGCTCAATCAGTAGGAACTGGAGAGCAGTACAGAGCCTATGGGTCTGGTGGCCAACAGAGCTCAGGAGATATGTACCCTGCGAGCGAACAATATAGCCAGTACACCAGTTCCTCCACCCAGCCTCAGAGCAACTTATCCTTCAGTGACTACAATCAGGATTCAACTCCTTCCTACAACTACACTGGGAGTGAGAACACGTGGCAAGGCGATAACACACAGAACATGGACAGTGGGGGGGGATCATGGGCCCGGCCCAAGTCTTCATCTCATAACCAGGCCTCCTACAACCAAGGCTCTCAGAGCTCCTGTGGTCAGGGTGGCTCATACAACTACAAGCCTGCTTCCTTCAAGGACCCTGGTTCTGACTATCAGGGAGGGTCTGGCTACGACAGGAGTCAAGGCAGAGGTTCATACAACAATAGTAGTGAAGGCAAGGGCCCTGCTGACTCGAGTAGAGGCTCCTTCAACAACACTCGTGGTAAAGCCTCTTATGATAGCAACAATGGTGGCAGAGGCTCCTATAGCAATCAAGGCAAGGGTTCATACAACAACACAAGAGGTCGAGGATCTTTTGACAACAGTAGCAGCAGGGGTAGGGGCTCTTATGACAATAGTTACCGTGGTAGAGGGTCATTTGATAATGGCAACCGAAGTAGAGGATCTTTTGACAACAGCAGTCGTGGAAGAGGATCATTTGACAAGAACAGCCGCGGTAGAGGTTTATTTGAAAACAGGCGAGGTAGAGGGTCATTTGACAACAACAACCGTGGCAGGGGTTCTTTTGACAAGAGCACTGAAGGGCGAGGTTTGCACAACAGTTCTGCTTCcagtgtcagagagagaggtggCTACGTGCAAAACAGTCGTAGTGACAATTATGATAAATTTGAGAAACCGAATCAAGGTGGACCATCTGCAAGAGGAGGGTACTCTGCAGTAGGATCGAAGAATTGGAGTCGACCTCAAGAAACAGCAGGGTCATCAGCTGAAGCTAAGTCTGGGAAAGGAGTGAGCAGCAGCTCCAGTGCTTCCACAGGTAATGTTCAGGACAAATCTGCAGGCAGCAGCACAAACCCTAAAGTTAGCAAAAGCTTGGGAGGCAGCAGCCAGGCAGGTGCCAAGACCGCAACACCAGCTAAGCCACCAACCACAGTCAGCTCTGCATCGTCAGCCAAAGGAGGCAGTAAAACACCTGTGTTTGGCAGCGGTGACCGTGAGCCGTTTTCACGTGGTACAAGAGGAAAAACTTTTACCACCCCTGTAAATAAAGCATGTGCAAAAGCATTGTCAGGAACAGGTCAATCCTCGACTGCAAGAGCTGTTACAGCTGACTCCACTAACAAACAGGACAGCAAACCCAAATCAGCCATTCAAAAGCAAGCAGAGATCGCCCTCAAATGTGCAGCTGCATTTAAAGGTGTTTCTGCACCTGTTCCTGAGGCAGAGATCAAATCCACTACAAATGCTACATCAACAGCAAAACCTACTTCTACAACAAAATCAGTTGCCAAGGAGGCAGACCAAAAAGCTCCTGACGGTAAGAAGATGATGGAAGACGAAAGAGCACGTGAGGAGGAAATCCAGAGAAAAATCAAGGAATCTGTTGTCGTTATTCCAAACGATGGCAACCCAACCGCAGAGGAAGTGGACAAAATCTTGAGAGCTCCGCCAGCATTTGAG GTTCCTGAGCACCTTAAAGAGAAGCTGGAGCAGATGACGAGCCACACCTACTGCAAGGTGTGCTCGCTGGTGCTCAACGCCCCCCTGCAGGCTGCCCAGCACTACCAGGGCAAGAACCATGCCAAGCGTGTTCGACTCTACATCGCTTCTGACGGTAACGTCAGTGCCAGCAAGGTCACCAACATCATGGAACAGGGACTGGCTGCTGTCAATAAAGAGAGCAACAAACCCAAGACACAAGAGGGAGAGGAGAAAAAAGGAGAGACTGGTTCATCTGCAGCTGTGGAT GAATCGAAAAAGTGGGAGTGCTGTACGCTTTGTGGTGTTGGCTTCACGTCTCTCAAGCAAGCAGAACAGCACTACAGCGGCAAAAACCATGCCAAGAAAGTCCGGCTTTCTGAGGCGAACGCCTGTTTGGAGAAAGCTGCTGAGGCCAATCTTGTGAAAAA AGGCGGCAGCAACGTGTTTGAGTGTTCACTGTGCAACGTAATGGTGACGAGCGAGGATCAACTCAACACGCACCTTAAAGGCATGAAGCACCAGAACAAGATGAAGCAGGCCAGCGGCAAAAACAGGCCAAGAGGCAGGGGTCGCGGAGGTTTTCGTGGAGGTCGTGGCGGTAGAG GCGGGTTTGGCCAGGGAGCTGGCTCCAGGGAGGAGGGCGCTGACTTTGGTACTCGAGGAATGGTGCCCAGAGGGAGGGGTAGAGGAAGGGGAGGTTTTCAGCGTGGCCGCCAAGAAGGTTTCCGTGGTGGAAGGTTCCGCCAGGGTTGCGTTGACTTCCCCATGGAGGAAGCTTTCCCTTCTCCTCCTAGATTTGATGAGGGTTTTGGCTCCTCTCCGCGTCCTG
- the LOC138979012 gene encoding hornerin-like isoform X1: MQLLEERNLKMSSSYQGYGQVNSQDYSQSFDASGSYSSTQPQPQYGSVEQYSSATDGSYDYTQYTAFSTGTGTESCGYNPTTGQYDQSYSSNATPYQGAYDQYSSSGTYDTSQAYGGGTYNAVTDSSNSYSGSYPTEYGYTAETQYGTGDTSQQYAPTQYVSGSSTQYGTSDQYPSSSQYSTSGNAQSVGTGEQYRAYGSGGQQSSGDMYPASEQYSQYTSSSTQPQSNLSFSDYNQDSTPSYNYTGSENTWQGDNTQNMDSGGGSWARPKSSSHNQASYNQGSQSSCGQGGSYNYKPASFKDPGSDYQGGSGYDRSQGRGSYNNSSEGKGPADSSRGSFNNTRGKASYDSNNGGRGSYSNQGKGSYNNTRGRGSFDNSSSRGRGSYDNSYRGRGSFDNGNRSRGSFDNSSRGRGSFDKNSRGRGLFENRRGRGSFDNNNRGRGSFDKSTEGRGLHNSSASSVRERGGYVQNSRSDNYDKFEKPNQGGPSARGGYSAVGSKNWSRPQETAGSSAEAKSGKGVSSSSSASTGNVQDKSAGSSTNPKVSKSLGGSSQAGAKTATPAKPPTTVSSASSAKGGSKTPVFGSGDREPFSRGTRGKTFTTPVNKACAKALSGTGQSSTARAVTADSTNKQDSKPKSAIQKQAEIALKCAAAFKGVSAPVPEAEIKSTTNATSTAKPTSTTKSVAKEADQKAPDGKKMMEDERAREEEIQRKIKESVVVIPNDGNPTAEEVDKILRAPPAFEVPEHLKEKLEQMTSHTYCKVCSLVLNAPLQAAQHYQGKNHAKRVRLYIASDGNVSASKVTNIMEQGLAAVNKESNKPKTQEGEEKKGETGSSAAVDESKKWECCTLCGVGFTSLKQAEQHYSGKNHAKKVRLSEANACLEKAAEANLVKKKYVPVVSGPTNHKVTGPNVLVFQRGGSNVFECSLCNVMVTSEDQLNTHLKGMKHQNKMKQASGKNRPRGRGRGGFRGGRGGRGGFGQGAGSREEGADFGTRGMVPRGRGRGRGGFQRGRQEGFRGGRFRQGCVDFPMEEAFPSPPRFDEGFGSSPRPGFKRREPFDDFGPPRGKRPRRGF, encoded by the exons GTTATGGACAGGTCAACAGCCAAGACTACAGTCAGAGCTTTGATGCATCTGGTAGTTACAGCtcaacacaaccacaaccacagtATGGCAGTGTAGAGCAATACTCCTCTGCCACGGACGGTTCTTATGACTACACTCAGTACACAGCCTTTTCCACAGGTACAGGAACTGAGAGTTGTGGTTACAATCCCACCACTGGACAGTATGACCAGAGCTATAGCTCTAATGCTACCCCATATCAGGGGGCTTATGACCAATACTCCAGCTCTGGGACTTATGATACTTCACAAGCTTATGGTGGAGGCACATACAATGCAGTAACTGATTCCTCAAACAGTTACTCTGGTTCTTATCCAACAGAATATGGGTACACTGCAGAGACTCAGTATGGTACAGGGGACACCAGTCAGCAGTATGCGCCAACACAGTATGTGTCAGGCAGCAGTACTCAATATGGAACGTCAGACCAGTACCCATCTTCAAGTCAGTACAGTACCAGTGGCAACGCTCAATCAGTAGGAACTGGAGAGCAGTACAGAGCCTATGGGTCTGGTGGCCAACAGAGCTCAGGAGATATGTACCCTGCGAGCGAACAATATAGCCAGTACACCAGTTCCTCCACCCAGCCTCAGAGCAACTTATCCTTCAGTGACTACAATCAGGATTCAACTCCTTCCTACAACTACACTGGGAGTGAGAACACGTGGCAAGGCGATAACACACAGAACATGGACAGTGGGGGGGGATCATGGGCCCGGCCCAAGTCTTCATCTCATAACCAGGCCTCCTACAACCAAGGCTCTCAGAGCTCCTGTGGTCAGGGTGGCTCATACAACTACAAGCCTGCTTCCTTCAAGGACCCTGGTTCTGACTATCAGGGAGGGTCTGGCTACGACAGGAGTCAAGGCAGAGGTTCATACAACAATAGTAGTGAAGGCAAGGGCCCTGCTGACTCGAGTAGAGGCTCCTTCAACAACACTCGTGGTAAAGCCTCTTATGATAGCAACAATGGTGGCAGAGGCTCCTATAGCAATCAAGGCAAGGGTTCATACAACAACACAAGAGGTCGAGGATCTTTTGACAACAGTAGCAGCAGGGGTAGGGGCTCTTATGACAATAGTTACCGTGGTAGAGGGTCATTTGATAATGGCAACCGAAGTAGAGGATCTTTTGACAACAGCAGTCGTGGAAGAGGATCATTTGACAAGAACAGCCGCGGTAGAGGTTTATTTGAAAACAGGCGAGGTAGAGGGTCATTTGACAACAACAACCGTGGCAGGGGTTCTTTTGACAAGAGCACTGAAGGGCGAGGTTTGCACAACAGTTCTGCTTCcagtgtcagagagagaggtggCTACGTGCAAAACAGTCGTAGTGACAATTATGATAAATTTGAGAAACCGAATCAAGGTGGACCATCTGCAAGAGGAGGGTACTCTGCAGTAGGATCGAAGAATTGGAGTCGACCTCAAGAAACAGCAGGGTCATCAGCTGAAGCTAAGTCTGGGAAAGGAGTGAGCAGCAGCTCCAGTGCTTCCACAGGTAATGTTCAGGACAAATCTGCAGGCAGCAGCACAAACCCTAAAGTTAGCAAAAGCTTGGGAGGCAGCAGCCAGGCAGGTGCCAAGACCGCAACACCAGCTAAGCCACCAACCACAGTCAGCTCTGCATCGTCAGCCAAAGGAGGCAGTAAAACACCTGTGTTTGGCAGCGGTGACCGTGAGCCGTTTTCACGTGGTACAAGAGGAAAAACTTTTACCACCCCTGTAAATAAAGCATGTGCAAAAGCATTGTCAGGAACAGGTCAATCCTCGACTGCAAGAGCTGTTACAGCTGACTCCACTAACAAACAGGACAGCAAACCCAAATCAGCCATTCAAAAGCAAGCAGAGATCGCCCTCAAATGTGCAGCTGCATTTAAAGGTGTTTCTGCACCTGTTCCTGAGGCAGAGATCAAATCCACTACAAATGCTACATCAACAGCAAAACCTACTTCTACAACAAAATCAGTTGCCAAGGAGGCAGACCAAAAAGCTCCTGACGGTAAGAAGATGATGGAAGACGAAAGAGCACGTGAGGAGGAAATCCAGAGAAAAATCAAGGAATCTGTTGTCGTTATTCCAAACGATGGCAACCCAACCGCAGAGGAAGTGGACAAAATCTTGAGAGCTCCGCCAGCATTTGAG GTTCCTGAGCACCTTAAAGAGAAGCTGGAGCAGATGACGAGCCACACCTACTGCAAGGTGTGCTCGCTGGTGCTCAACGCCCCCCTGCAGGCTGCCCAGCACTACCAGGGCAAGAACCATGCCAAGCGTGTTCGACTCTACATCGCTTCTGACGGTAACGTCAGTGCCAGCAAGGTCACCAACATCATGGAACAGGGACTGGCTGCTGTCAATAAAGAGAGCAACAAACCCAAGACACAAGAGGGAGAGGAGAAAAAAGGAGAGACTGGTTCATCTGCAGCTGTGGAT GAATCGAAAAAGTGGGAGTGCTGTACGCTTTGTGGTGTTGGCTTCACGTCTCTCAAGCAAGCAGAACAGCACTACAGCGGCAAAAACCATGCCAAGAAAGTCCGGCTTTCTGAGGCGAACGCCTGTTTGGAGAAAGCTGCTGAGGCCAATCTTGTGAAAAA GAAGTATGTTCCTGTTGTATCTGGTCCAACCAATCACAAGGTGACAGGTCCAAATGTGCTGGTGTTTCAGAG AGGCGGCAGCAACGTGTTTGAGTGTTCACTGTGCAACGTAATGGTGACGAGCGAGGATCAACTCAACACGCACCTTAAAGGCATGAAGCACCAGAACAAGATGAAGCAGGCCAGCGGCAAAAACAGGCCAAGAGGCAGGGGTCGCGGAGGTTTTCGTGGAGGTCGTGGCGGTAGAG GCGGGTTTGGCCAGGGAGCTGGCTCCAGGGAGGAGGGCGCTGACTTTGGTACTCGAGGAATGGTGCCCAGAGGGAGGGGTAGAGGAAGGGGAGGTTTTCAGCGTGGCCGCCAAGAAGGTTTCCGTGGTGGAAGGTTCCGCCAGGGTTGCGTTGACTTCCCCATGGAGGAAGCTTTCCCTTCTCCTCCTAGATTTGATGAGGGTTTTGGCTCCTCTCCGCGTCCTG